The Triticum urartu cultivar G1812 chromosome 5, Tu2.1, whole genome shotgun sequence genome contains the following window.
ATTTACATGATATTTTGTTTGTCACGTAGATGGCACCTGATCTTGATTGGGGTAAAAATATTCGCATAGCATTGGACATTGGATGCAAAAGTGCTGGATTCGGAGTTGCTCTACTCGAGAAGGATGTGATTACACTATCATTAGGCCTTACAAATGACCAGACAGACCTTGCACAAGTTGCCCTTGAACGCGGCATCCCTGCAACAATTGGCAGTCTGGGATCAAGAAGATTACCCTTTCCTAGTGGTTCATTTGATATCATCCACTGTAGAGAATGCAACATACCGTGGCATTCTAATGGTATTTACACGCTGCTTCGTTCCTCTCTTTAGACCCAGCATGCCACTATCCTGCGTTGCTCACATCTTGAACAACATTTTTTATTGTATGGATTAGGCGGAAAGCTTCTCATAGAGATGAATAGGATCCTTCGCCCAGGAGGATACTTTGTTATCTCAAGCAGACATGGTGACCTCGAGAGTGAAGAAGGTATGGCACATTACTCTGTGTGTGTGGAGAAAAGGCTGGAACTGCTGAAATACCACTGTCATTATAAGTGAACAAGCATGTAAAATATCACGACTTTCACGGGGCCATTACTagtcttagtagctttatttccCTTGTCTGTGTTTTAAATATCTCGACGAACTTTACAGGAATATCAGCTTCAATGGCCGCGGTTTGTTGGAACGTGATAGCTTACAACAGTGATGATGTCAGCGAGCTTGGAGTAAAGATATTTCAGCGACCAGCCtcaaatgatgagtatgacctgaGAGCAAAAAAAGATCCTCCATTTTGCAAGGAAGAGCAAAACAAAGCTACTGCATGGTAAGTAGGACACTTGGATTAATCACTACGGTGTTTCCTGAATTATCATGCACACTAGAGTTTGTTTGGCTTGTAAATCTGAAACGTTGGTTTTCCTTTGTAGGTACACTCCAATCAAGCATTGCCTGCACAAAGCTCCTGCTGGTATTGAAGAAAGAGGCAGTGAGTGGCCTGAGGAATGGCCCAAGAGGCTCGAGACTTTTCCTGACTGGCTTGGGGACCTGCAGACAAGGGTGTCTGCTGATCATAGCCACTGGAAGGCCGTCGTTGAGAAATCGTATCTGGATGGCTTGGGTATTAATTGGACTAATATCCGAAACGTACTGGATATGAAAGCTGTATATGGAGGGTATGCTCTCCTTTCTGAATTTCCATTCCCCTATATATAAGCTGAATTTCTCTTAGTTACATGCTTGTTTCCTTGCAGATTTGCTGCGGCTTTGTCATCCGAAAAAGTTTGGGTCATGAATGTTGTCCCCGTGCATGCTCCAGACACGCTACCTGTAATCTTTGAGCGCGGGCTGATCGGCGTTTATCACGACTGGTGCGAACCATTTAGCACATATCCAAGGTCCTACGATCTTCTTCACGCCGACCATTTGTTCTCACGGTTGAAGAACAGGTATGTTTGCTGAATGAATTACCCTCACTTGAACTTTGACGCTGCATAGTTTTCGGCGTGCTTACAGTGTTTGATGTGACATGCTGACATGGCCTGCACAATGTAGATGCAAGGAGCCTGCCTCGATCTTGGTCGAGATGGACCGGATCCTGAGACCCGGAGGCTGGGCCATCATCCGGGAGAAACTCGAGATTCTCGACCCGTTGGAGGCGATCCTGAAGTCGCTGCACTGGGAGATCGTGATGACCTTCAGGAAGGACAAGGAGGGCATCATGTCTGTAAAGAAAACAACGTGGCGACCGTGAGCTATCGCGTCGAATCACAAGGCGCACAAATTTTTGATGTGGTACAGACATAGTTTTGATTCTCCTGGTTGTTGATCTGGGTTGAAGGCACCCGATTCGTTCATTTGTTGGCTTCCACGACCATGTACcgcgcgcacacacacgcgtTTGCGACAGTGTTACTCTCGTCAGTTCCGTCTTGAACAGCATCCAGCTTTAGGTTCAGAGAAGGTGCTGGATAGGTCGTGTAAAAGGATGTGCTGTGCTGTGTCGTTTCTGAACATTGTAATTGTAACAATGTGTAAAAGGATGTAAAGCTTCTGAACATTGTAAATGGATCTGTACAAGGATGTAGAAGAGTTGTTGATCAATTGTTTGGTGCTTCTGAAAGTTGTGACAACATGCAAAAAAGTGCAAAAGATCTCAAGACTTTGGACGCTTTCTGAAGTTTGACGTGCACGGCGGTGCAGTTTCAGTTTCAGTTTCAGAAAGAACAGCAAACGCCAACCCCCACCCGCGGCGCGCAAGGGCACagcaaaacccaccaaaaccggAAGCCAACCTCCCCCTGCCCCAAACCCCAGCTCGCACCAGCCCGCCGCCGCGATGCCCCCCTCCCCGGCGGCCGCGGCCGCCTCCGGCACCTCCCacctcgccctcctcctcctgctctcctcctcctccctcttcttcctctacaAGTCCATcgccctccgccgcctccgccgcaccctacgcccctccccttccccatcctcctcctcccccgccgccgccgccgccgccccgaccctccTCTACGCGTCGGCCACGGGCACCTCCAAGGCCCTGGCGGAGCGCCTCTCGGCCCGCCTCGCGGACGCCGGGCTGCCCGCCCGCGCCACCGACGCCGCCGCCTTCGACCCGGACGACCTCCCCTCGGTCCCGCTCCTCCTGCTCGTCCTCCCCACCCACGACGCCGGGGCGCCCCCGCCCGGCGCCGCCTTCCTCGCGCGCTGGCTCGCGGAGACCGCCGCCGACTTCCGCGCCGGCGCGCTGCTCCTCTCGGGCCTCCGCTTCGCCGTCTTCGGCGTCGGCTCCCGCGCCTACGGCGACACCTTCAACGCCGCCGCCAGGAGCTTCTCCCGGTGGCTCCGCGCGCTGGGGGCTGTCGAGGTGCTGCCCGTCAGGGAGGGCGACGTGGATGAGGGGGACCTCGACGACGTCTTCGAGGAGTGGTGCGGGAGGGTGCTCAGGGTGGTCAAAGGGGAGGAGGTTGAGGACGATGCGGTCGATGGAGAGACCAATGGATTTGATGGGCTGGAAGGGGAGGAGTCCGATTatgatgacgatgatgacgaggaagaggaggaggaggtggctaGTGGGGAGGTTGACATGGAGGACATTGCCGGCAAGGCGACAGCAAAGAAGCAGAATGGGAAGGTGGAGAGTGCTTTGCCCAATGGAGGGCAGAATGGTGCGAGGGCCATGGTCACGCCCATCATCAGGGCGAGCTTGGAGAAACAAGTGAGCGTCAACTTCTTGTTATATTCTTTCTGTTATACATAATGCTCTTGATTGCATATGTATATAAGCGCATCGACCTGAAATTTTGAAGAGTCCTATGATTCCTAATGAAAATAGAGTATTGCACATTCTGACATTCTTTTATCTATGCTTACCTGACATACATCACTCGTAAGGAACCAGAGCAAAATTTTAAGATCTCTGTGGGCTGAGGCAGTTTTTAAGCATAGCTATGCAGCAAATAAATTAGTTCCCCTCTAAATTTATTGAACTAGTATATTTTTCGATAAAGGGAATATATGCCGTGCTAGTGAAGATAATGGTTCGTGTAGAATACTTAGTCTGGCAATTTGCTATGATAGAGTGAGATTGTTGAAGCAACTGCCAAGTAATCAACCAACCATCTTCATGAAACTTTCGATTAGGatctaagacaacttttactgaTCCCAAACTGCTGTTGGTTAACACTGGGGTTGTGCATGTACTCAGATCTCTGTGGTCCTTGCCTATAAGGTAGAATTCTCCATCTGTATAGATGGGTTTAACTATTTATAGTTCTTGTCTGTAGTTTATGTTTTTAGCCTGTATATTTTCATTCTACATATGGTGATCTAGTGCCCTATTAATCAATCCCTGTGTTTTTTTTTCAAGGGCTACAAAATTGTTGGTTCCCATAGCGGGGTGAAGATTTGTAGATGGACGAAGTCACAGCTTCGAGGTCGTGGAGGCTGTTACAAGCACTCATTTTATGGCATAGAAAGCCACAGGTAATTTTTTTTGCTTCTGTGACATTGTATATGGGAATGCTTGCTGAATACATGGTTGGACTAGTTCATACATATTCTATGTCACAGATCGGTTTCATAACATATATCCACTCTGCAGAACATAATATTTGTGTGGTTTGCTTCCTTGAGTGTTCCTTTTCTGATTATTAGATGCTCAATTTTGTAGATGCATGGAAGCAACTCCAAGTTTGGCTTGTGCAAATAAGTGTGTGTTCTGTTGGAGGCATCACACAAATCCTGTTGGGAAGAGTTGGAAGTGGAAGATGGATGATC
Protein-coding sequences here:
- the LOC125510736 gene encoding probable methyltransferase PMT28, which produces MTVFRGPPGRPSALVSWWRRRPPLGFAAKVSIAIALGLSFVVTWTTLAPTSSSQQISTERTYFAADVADPPPGALPAPRNATARAAHRKPRPASPRARKKHRSPPRSRRPNATPSPDAAAALKSNLTDPEQANKPEPEWEWEDEQEPELSVPEDDADATSKAPKEEEDDKAPALEWADESSELDAEEEEDPEAAKGKASKKKRKLPPLFSPAAHYHWKLCGAKSGHHYTPCVDFDGDGSQRHHQRSCPRSPVTCLVSLPKEYKLPAPWPERKEKVWYGNVGHPRLSSYAKDHSWLNRTGEHLVFPPEESEFKGGAQHYIDTIDEMAPDLDWGKNIRIALDIGCKSAGFGVALLEKDVITLSLGLTNDQTDLAQVALERGIPATIGSLGSRRLPFPSGSFDIIHCRECNIPWHSNGGKLLIEMNRILRPGGYFVISSRHGDLESEEGISASMAAVCWNVIAYNSDDVSELGVKIFQRPASNDEYDLRAKKDPPFCKEEQNKATAWYTPIKHCLHKAPAGIEERGSEWPEEWPKRLETFPDWLGDLQTRVSADHSHWKAVVEKSYLDGLGINWTNIRNVLDMKAVYGGFAAALSSEKVWVMNVVPVHAPDTLPVIFERGLIGVYHDWCEPFSTYPRSYDLLHADHLFSRLKNRCKEPASILVEMDRILRPGGWAIIREKLEILDPLEAILKSLHWEIVMTFRKDKEGIMSVKKTTWRP
- the LOC125510737 gene encoding S-adenosyl-L-methionine-dependent tRNA 4-demethylwyosine synthase — protein: MPPSPAAAAASGTSHLALLLLLSSSSLFFLYKSIALRRLRRTLRPSPSPSSSSPAAAAAAPTLLYASATGTSKALAERLSARLADAGLPARATDAAAFDPDDLPSVPLLLLVLPTHDAGAPPPGAAFLARWLAETAADFRAGALLLSGLRFAVFGVGSRAYGDTFNAAARSFSRWLRALGAVEVLPVREGDVDEGDLDDVFEEWCGRVLRVVKGEEVEDDAVDGETNGFDGLEGEESDYDDDDDEEEEEEVASGEVDMEDIAGKATAKKQNGKVESALPNGGQNGARAMVTPIIRASLEKQGYKIVGSHSGVKICRWTKSQLRGRGGCYKHSFYGIESHRCMEATPSLACANKCVFCWRHHTNPVGKSWKWKMDDPLDIVNTAIDEHRKMVKQMKGVPGVKPERLAEGLSPRHCALSLVGEPIMYPEINTLVDDLHRRHISTFLVTNAQFPEKIKALKPITQLYVSVDAATKESLKAVDRPLFSDFWERFLDSLKSLHDKDQRTVYRLTLVKGWNVEEIDAYANLLKLGQPDFIEIKGVTYCGSSATSKLTMENVPWHADVKEFSEVLASKSGGIYELACEHVHSCCVLLAKVDKFKINGKWHTWIDYDRFNELVTSGKPFKSSDYMAVTPSWAVYGADEGGFDPDQARFKKERRHGAAALKG